In the Pseudomonas sp. DTU_2021_1001937_2_SI_NGA_ILE_001 genome, one interval contains:
- a CDS encoding DNA/RNA non-specific endonuclease yields MSSASKGTPGYKVLNDPPPSSQIKLSNGTEFKTNSNGFVEELTFNPILEKGTRDARQTAVGKEGLPTDVGGHIQACQYGGTCDRFNLFPQDKNFNNSAYKRWENGIKGALNRGEQVGPVTVRFSRTDSTSVRPNSLTIDYSINGEKIRKTFKNEAGQ; encoded by the coding sequence GTGTCGTCCGCCAGCAAAGGCACACCTGGATATAAAGTTCTGAATGACCCACCACCCAGCAGCCAAATCAAACTAAGTAATGGCACAGAATTTAAGACAAACTCAAACGGCTTCGTAGAAGAGCTTACGTTCAATCCTATTTTAGAGAAGGGCACACGTGATGCACGCCAAACGGCAGTTGGTAAGGAAGGGTTGCCAACAGATGTTGGAGGACACATCCAAGCTTGCCAGTATGGCGGAACCTGTGATCGCTTTAATCTTTTCCCGCAGGATAAGAATTTCAATAACTCAGCATACAAACGATGGGAAAACGGAATAAAGGGCGCATTGAATCGCGGCGAGCAGGTGGGTCCCGTGACAGTACGCTTCTCAAGGACCGACTCTACATCTGTACGCCCAAACTCACTAACAATTGATTACTCTATCAATGGCGAGAAAATTCGCAAAACATTCAAAAACGAGGCAGGTCAATGA
- a CDS encoding polymorphic toxin-type HINT domain-containing protein, producing MAPKADHPVESLKVGDVVWTKPEKGGKPFAARITATHVRNDQPIYRLTLKSKAQDGQVKRDTLLVTPSHPFYVPAQKDFIPVIDLKPGDRLQSLADGETDNTSSEVESLALYAPVGTTYNLTVDVGHTFYVGEFRTWVHNEGPCDPRGEGPEGAKGTGVVEDFIPPGMNRPFRPVNPDFPPNKSVVEAMESPNIKNMTVCGGTDCSEIASKLFNAAGGKGKVIEVRPKQSGNLTLFENGAKEPGQFYHQVYTDGRYVYDPRLSSNPIPKGDWEQHIKGMNPGGVTISDKLRGL from the coding sequence ATTGCCCCAAAAGCCGATCACCCTGTCGAGAGCCTCAAAGTCGGCGACGTGGTCTGGACCAAACCGGAAAAAGGCGGCAAACCCTTCGCCGCCCGCATCACCGCCACGCATGTTCGCAATGACCAGCCCATCTACCGCCTGACGCTCAAGAGCAAGGCCCAGGATGGCCAGGTCAAACGCGACACCCTGCTGGTTACCCCCAGCCACCCCTTCTACGTCCCGGCCCAGAAGGATTTCATCCCGGTCATCGACCTCAAGCCAGGCGACCGCCTGCAGTCACTGGCCGACGGCGAGACCGACAACACCTCGTCCGAAGTGGAATCGCTGGCCCTTTACGCTCCAGTGGGCACGACGTATAACCTCACGGTCGATGTGGGGCATACGTTCTACGTCGGGGAGTTCAGGACGTGGGTGCATAACGAGGGGCCTTGTGATCCGCGTGGTGAAGGTCCTGAGGGGGCAAAAGGAACTGGGGTTGTAGAGGATTTCATTCCACCAGGTATGAATCGCCCTTTCCGCCCTGTTAACCCGGACTTTCCACCGAACAAGTCTGTTGTTGAAGCGATGGAAAGTCCAAACATCAAAAACATGACGGTATGTGGTGGTACAGATTGCTCAGAAATTGCTAGCAAGCTATTTAATGCTGCGGGTGGTAAAGGGAAGGTTATTGAGGTTAGGCCGAAGCAGTCAGGTAACTTAACTCTTTTCGAAAACGGTGCGAAGGAGCCTGGGCAGTTCTACCATCAGGTATACACCGATGGCCGCTATGTATATGACCCTCGCCTGTCATCTAATCCGATTCCGAAAGGTGACTGGGAGCAGCATATTAAGGGCATGAACCCTGGCGGCGTGACCATCTCAGATAAATTAAGGGGGCTATGA
- a CDS encoding antitoxin VbhA family protein, giving the protein MGRKQDKGGTAMPLSQTEHSERRQAVANALASQRLEGLEPDAEVIRQLEAFAEGTLAIKAILEAFRGRIVDGRLLPVAGRE; this is encoded by the coding sequence ATGGGACGTAAACAGGACAAGGGTGGGACAGCCATGCCCCTGAGCCAGACCGAACACAGCGAACGCCGCCAGGCCGTGGCCAATGCCCTTGCCAGTCAGCGCCTGGAAGGGCTGGAGCCCGATGCTGAGGTGATCCGGCAACTGGAGGCCTTTGCCGAGGGCACGCTCGCCATCAAGGCCATTCTGGAGGCGTTCAGGGGCAGGATCGTGGACGGACGGCTACTGCCTGTCGCTGGCCGCGAATAA
- a CDS encoding polymorphic toxin-type HINT domain-containing protein has translation MESLKVGDVVWTKPEKGGKPFAARITATHVRNDQPIYCLTLKSKAQDGQVKRDTLLVTPSHPFYVPAQKDFIPVIDLKPGDRLQSLADGETDNTSSEVESLALYAPVGTTYNLTVDVGHTFYVGEFRTWVHNEGPCDPRGEGPEGAKATGAAEAPATSATARVGLREDLAAQAGIPRNMVEAPANVWGKSIDDIQQSFKMDGAKLTYVPPKTGTSGNAQVYKVEGGTTGIKEIQYSPSTVDASVKSVHVGEYYKITYIDGSKAKVIDPATYRPTFQGPSKPIYDANTTYLNPQGQKVKFNPATNTWISE, from the coding sequence ATCGAGAGCCTCAAAGTCGGCGACGTGGTCTGGACCAAACCGGAAAAAGGCGGCAAACCCTTCGCAGCCCGCATCACCGCCACGCATGTTCGCAATGACCAGCCCATCTACTGCCTGACGCTCAAGAGCAAGGCCCAGGACGGCCAGGTCAAACGCGACACCCTGCTGGTCACCCCAAGCCACCCCTTCTACGTCCCGGCCCAGAAGGACTTCATCCCGGTCATTGACCTCAAGCCAGGCGACCGCCTGCAGTCACTGGCCGACGGCGAGACCGACAACACCTCGTCCGAAGTGGAATCGCTGGCGCTTTACGCTCCGGTAGGCACGACGTATAACCTCACGGTCGATGTGGGGCATACGTTCTACGTCGGGGAGTTCAGGACTTGGGTGCATAACGAGGGGCCTTGTGATCCGCGTGGTGAAGGTCCTGAGGGGGCAAAAGCAACTGGTGCAGCTGAAGCACCGGCTACGTCTGCAACTGCACGGGTAGGACTGCGGGAAGACCTTGCAGCGCAAGCCGGAATCCCTCGAAATATGGTGGAAGCTCCGGCGAATGTTTGGGGGAAATCCATTGATGATATTCAGCAGTCGTTCAAGATGGATGGTGCCAAGCTCACATATGTGCCGCCGAAAACTGGGACATCTGGTAACGCGCAGGTGTACAAAGTGGAAGGTGGCACAACTGGAATTAAAGAGATTCAATATAGCCCATCTACTGTTGATGCCTCGGTCAAATCAGTGCATGTGGGTGAGTACTATAAAATTACATACATTGATGGTAGTAAGGCTAAGGTTATTGATCCTGCGACCTACAGACCGACATTCCAGGGGCCATCTAAGCCCATTTACGATGCAAATACGACATACTTGAATCCGCAAGGTCAGAAAGTGAAATTCAACCCTGCAACCAATACGTGGATTTCCGAATGA
- a CDS encoding DUF2247 family protein, which translates to MTPLKFLTESNLARWPTILVGFKKNWVTRENIFDYAMSQLSSDGEDEHTAVIAGGRHLSNDELIEEISKKITKYKEAIELDKWRLAFLIKIKESSDCEETKINNIQCVYADFNYPEDMSSCSIYAHNNIDPLLELNQVIENLKSRIQQSDCHQHSSP; encoded by the coding sequence ATGACCCCTTTAAAATTTCTTACCGAATCAAATTTAGCCCGCTGGCCAACAATACTTGTAGGGTTCAAGAAAAATTGGGTGACGCGGGAAAACATCTTTGACTATGCAATGAGTCAGCTTTCATCTGATGGTGAAGATGAACATACAGCCGTCATCGCTGGCGGCCGACACCTAAGTAATGACGAGCTCATTGAGGAAATTTCAAAGAAAATAACAAAATATAAAGAAGCAATTGAATTAGATAAATGGCGCCTCGCATTTTTGATCAAAATCAAGGAATCAAGCGATTGCGAGGAGACAAAAATAAATAATATCCAGTGCGTCTACGCCGACTTTAACTATCCTGAAGACATGAGCTCATGTAGCATCTACGCTCACAACAACATTGACCCGCTCCTAGAGCTAAACCAAGTTATTGAAAACCTAAAAAGCCGGATCCAGCAATCAGACTGCCACCAGCATAGCAGTCCTTAA